A DNA window from Hydractinia symbiolongicarpus strain clone_291-10 chromosome 6, HSymV2.1, whole genome shotgun sequence contains the following coding sequences:
- the LOC130647048 gene encoding uncharacterized protein LOC130647048 isoform X1 — protein MFVKSTHTYFLGQHVEFYTIELTETKPILNMAGKSKKQKVTSPTIKSPKAEMSLGTKVEAMDFLGNWYAAKIVRVKSDTSQVLIHFDGWNSRFDVWVPKDSKKLRLPKLNNKSKLKEKEWRIGDRVIAKWGPAGKLYPATISKITNESHVEVTFYDGFKKVITKSSLKADTEKLYRQYLEGSPRKTIVAQPLVRSPKETTDVSFPETLEQGRSKRRLTEPAAMADYVTDLHSKRRMKRGSDRSTSEDDKSNATGRKLSTSSLRSPKHSLTDSKVESPQPTIPKVKLKVQNDSVSVCKSEDKGVTPSRVEIKEESVISKTITPSGVEIVKRKNKSYMMFPVLTPEESQSKRGAPVELAPENQAVIEKESITNELNKLELPPDKPKAKMLSDPSLKVKFQFGSKNKQVREVKEDAKVMPTAESASSNHKDEKEKDLKSESVSVETEQHSGDKDNFTKEKQESSSLVNEMPYVSKRISAKKKSIEGVIKRPALSEAVPIKPVLSKKATGKPESIENITRKPILSETVTKKPVLNEKVIKKPVSGEMVIKKQAKVTKSTGCKQSVAPKKANHGKKFEEKYEMFKLKWKEEKEKRRKMLQEQNSSFQDEAASKKEKPSATPLPEKNNSVSPQVDSATSNESVLIKGNKNKECGDATEATVVSSKKEIVATPDTDISVKPTAVLPTSPSISSSTMSVSSKVTGKQYPRIKHTPHSRFGRVQKHKQRQLNVSFKKGEKQALKNGHAQFKSVVKDPLNKISEKKLPVVIASSESCPSVTKSSESCSDIAKSSEHCTDHSKNEVPSSENVDIKDPLPAVPLSVKPIKPKGRPVGWPKGKPRKKKIDSEFIPEGFIPDTSRTPNVSDTLSFASMVSEERPSQRLRPEPVKYNFDAKQIKVSKPKTINQPGLSKSTGRYLGPNKLYFNFIKPPQQNLSAAQIVAAKIQKRVHQKLLYPSYVSDSYMSTASPTSYPLPGSIQEETASDALQETKQETQTIEHDSDDAIIVVQPSEDAEENKNSKEKQNNELDLTGIELKEGNKTSLSKLKPIVKKRKSLDFITGRLQYKQKMETYKKINQQLQKNSPFDVHIHNAAPRHVVSPPYQATHPANSTRLSISPISPVVQPPPVNIQLPPGMPAHNLSTTFQQINATSCHILPNAYVSSQAHARMISPPLIHGPNENSRPTIPHFAQNVMQNVPRIQQISPNKSSYPSYFFPHGTVQSIMPHCSQPNCQCEFAIHQSNINHIPVNPNHSMVAFTQQSLSNVITPHVQGSCQPMKAEPPVYVINQLGGMQPQSTNTMQQIFSQQAVPTKTQTAPIKTDVKSALTALLISKDIKKNKISSVIQPAKDVKTNKKETPKQILNVKKEGTVEKTDENQLTKKKKRKRDLSDKEEGYQFRKKKKVKPAKDNSPDKKLKVEQDAKMLAPKEFSVESPLDEYKCSIPGCNKTFRKSHLLEYHHKYFHTVAPFTKRSRSSISISSTESNPPSALPSPNEHAGKSIKSEDLSRLTSVASEIDLPPSDVTDCSDTDSDSGDEITSVDDCVKCVCEDECELGFMIQCEQCFTWQHGECVGYSQQKSVPLFYLCHICSNPKGLRKSSFYDNDYTWYRHGRLPPTTPSKTETGEDSATKQSSHVNTEDEEVLSNIMLTTHGMVSELFNIRDVLQGIRQKFIMCKNPNHPLLMEWKADDEATTLQHMKGKDENKEEITKKITEHFDKSLSDMINSIRRKNNATDESIDRTSNVKELTANDTIERNNINVESSPKKGDDFNTNNANIGDEITDNAVDKGQNHLTKDTCKMITGKDSNITPGLSKQESSKEKDINNKTVKLDSPSDNSNLTSTQNKRVDVIDDKQSYAVDNINDDESSIPYMETDCDEWNQTEGENEKKQYKSRDQMELGTIFDDTCLAEASRESLLARYNLLVEVERIEDVIAQRLKNMQEKIQELEAEYDSIDQSQAILEHFKSTFKLPDMQSLVGFLNKVKWTSIINKTAKPLKTPT, from the exons AAACGAAACCAATATTAAATATGGcaggaaaatcaaaaaaacaaaaagttacatCACCAACAATTAAATCTCCAAAAGCTGAAATGTCTTTAGGAACTAAAGTAGAAGCAATGGATTTTCTTGGCAACTG GTATGCTGCCAAAATTGTCCGTGTAAAATCAGATACATCACAGGTTCTTATTCACTTTGATGGTTGGAACTCCAGATTTGACGTTTGGGTGCCAAAAGACAGCAAAAAGCTGCGGCTGCCTAAACTAAACAACAAAAGCAAACTGAAAGAGAAG GAATGGCGTATTGGAGATCGAGTTATTGCCAAATGGGGGCCTGCTGGAAAGTTGTACCCAGCTACaatatcaaaaataacgaaTGAAA GTCACGTAGAAGTAACATTTTATGATGGCTTCAAAAAAGTTATCACCAAATCTTCACTAAAGGCTGATACAGAG AAACTTTACCGTCAATATCTTGAAGGCTCTCCTCGAAAGACTATTGTTGCACAACCCTTAGTACGTTCCCCTAAGGAAACCACTGATGTTTCCTTCCCAGAAACTCTTGAGCAAGGTAGATCAAAACGCCGTCTTACTGAACCAGCAGCGATGGCAGACTATGTCACAGATTTGCATTCGAAGAGACGAATGAAAAGAGGGTCTGACAGATCGACATCGGAAGATGACAAATCTAA TGCAACTGGTCGAAAATTGTCTACATCATCTTTACGTTCACCAAAACATTCATTGACTGATTCAAAGGTAGAATCTCCCCAACCAACTATTCCAAAAGTGAAGTTAAAAGTCCAAAACGACTCTGTGAGTGTATGCAAGAGTGAAGATAAAGGTGTAACACCATCTAGGGTTGAGATAAAAGAAGAGTCTGTTATATCAAAAACTATAACACCATCAGGTGTAGAAAttgtaaaaaggaaaaataaaagttaCATGATGTTTCCAGTATTGACTCCAGAGGAAAGTCAAAGCAAACGTGGTGCTCCTGTTGAACTTGCACCAGAGAATCAAGCTGTTATTGAAAAGGAAAGCATTACAAATGAACTCAACAAGTTGGAATTACCTCCAGATAAACCAAAGGCCAAAATGTTATCTGACCCCTCATTAAAAGTAAAGTTTCAGTTTGGttctaaaaacaaacaagtgAGAGAGGTCAAGGAAGATGCTAAAGTTATGCCAACTGCTGAATCTGCTTCTTCTAACCATAAGGACGAGAAAGAGAAAGATTTAAAGTCTGAAAGCGTTTCTGTGGAAACCGAACAACATAGTGGGGATAAAGATAATTTCACCAAGGAGAAACAGGAGAGTTCTTCCCTTGTCAATGAAATGCCTTATGTGAGTAAGAGAATATCAGCCAAAAAGAAATCAATTGAAGGAGTTATAAAGAGACCTGCATTGAGTGAAGCAGTTCCAATAAAACCTGTGTTGAGTAAAAAAGCAACAGGGAAACCTGAGTCAATTGAAAATATCACAAGGAAACCTATATTGAGTGAAACTGTCACAAAGAAACCTGTGTTAAATGAAAAGGTCATAAAGAAACCTGTGTCGGGTGAAATGGTGATAAAAAAACAAGCCAAAGTGACCAAATCTACAGGATGCAAACAGAGTGTTGCACCTAAAAAGGCAAATCATGGAAAAAAATTCGAAGAGAAGTATGaaatgtttaaattaaaatggaaagagGAGAAAGAGAAACGAAGGAAAATGTTACAAGAACAAAACAGTTCTTTCCAAGATGAAGCAGCCTCAAAGAAAGAAAAGCCTTCAGCAACACCGTTacctgaaaaaaataattcagttAGTCCCCAAGTTGACTCAGCTACATCGAATGAAAGTGTGTTAATCAAgggtaataaaaataaagaatgcgGAGACGCTACTGAAGCCACTGTTGtttcttcaaaaaaagaaattgtagCTACACCTGATACAGACATATCTGTCAAGCCAACAGCAGTACTACCAACTTCACCATCTATTTCAAGTTCAACAATGTCTGTTTCAAGTAAAGTGACTGGAAAACAATATCCACGAATTAAACATACCCCTCATTCACGATTTGGGAGGGTCCAAAAGCACAAGCAACGTCAGTTAAATGTAAGTTTTAAGAAAGGAGAAAAACAAGCACTGAAGAATGGCCATGCTCAATTTAAATCAGTTGTTAAAGATCCCCTGAAcaaaatatctgaaaaaaaattgcctGTTGTTATAGCATCTTCAGAAAGTTGCCCTAGTGTTACCAAATCTTCAGAAAGTTGTTCTGATATTGCAAAATCTTCAGAACATTGCACTGACCATAGTAAAAATGAGGTTCCTTCTTCAGAAAATGTTGACATAAAAGATCCTTTACCTGCTGTGCCCTTATCTGTGAAACCTATCAAACCTAAAGGACGACCTGTTGGTTGGCCTAAGGGAAAACCCAGAAAGAAAAAGATTGACTCTGAATTTATACCAGAAGGGTTCATCCCAGATACTAGTCGCACACCTAATGTAAGTGATACATTGTCATTCGCAAGTATGGTTTCTGAGGAAAGGCCATCACAGCGCCTGCGACCAGAACCAGTAAAATATAACTTCGACGCAAAGCAGATCAAAGTTTCCAAACCCAAGACAATAAATCAACCAGGTTTGTCAAAATCAACAGGACGCTATCTTGGACCTAATAAACTCTATTTTAATTTCATAAAGCCGCCACAGCAAAATCTTTCTGCTGCACAAATAGTTGCTGCTAAGATCCAAAAACGAGTCCACCAAAAATTATTGTATCCATCATATGTATCAGATAGTTACATGTCTACTGCTTCACCCACGTCATATCCTTTGCCTGGGTCAATTCAAGAAGAGACAGCAAGCGATGCTTTACAAGAAACAAAACAAGAGACACAGACCATAGAGCATGATTCAGATGATGCTATCATTGTAGTACAACCTTCAGAAGAtgctgaagaaaataaaaattccaaaGAGAAACAGAATAATGAATTGGATTTAACAGGTATTGAGTTAAAAGAAGGCAACAAAACATCTTTGTCTAAACTAAAACCAAttgtaaagaaaagaaaaagtctGGATTTTATTACTGGTAGACTtcaatacaaacaaaaaatggagACATATAAGAAAATAAACCAACAACTTCAAAAAAACTCACCTTTTGATGTTCATATTCATAATGCTGCACCTCGTCATGTTGTTTCTCCACCATACCAAGCTACACATCCTGCGAATAGCACAAGGTTATCTATTTCACCGATATCACCAGTGGTTCAACCTCCACCAGTTAATATTCAATTACCCCCAGGAATGCCAGCACACAACTTATCAACAACCTTTCAGCAAATTAATGCCACATCATGTCATATCTTGCCTAATGCTTACGTTTCATCACAAGCTCACGCAAGAATGATATCTCCTCCACTGATACATGGACCAAATGAAAATAGCAGACCTACGATACCACACTTCGCACAGAATGTTATGCAGAATGTACCACGAATTCAGCAAATTTCTCCCAACAAGAGTTCCTATCCTTCCTATTTTTTCCCTCATGGAACTGTCCAATCGATAATGCCACATTGTTCTCAACCCAATTGTCAATGTGAATTTGCCATACATCAAAGTAATATCAACCATATTCCAGTTAACCCCAATCATTCCATGGTCGCATTTACACAACAGTCTCTTTCTAATGTGATTACACCACATGTTCAAGGATCATGTCAGCCAATGAAAGCTGAACCACCAGTGTATGTTATCAACCAGCTCGGAGGGATGCAGCCGCAATCAACCAATACCATGCAACAAATATTTTCACAACAAGCTGTCCCAACGAAGACACAAACCGCCCCGATAAAAACAGATGTAAAAA GTGCTCTAACTGCTTTGTTGATAAGCAAAGacatcaaaaaaaacaaaatcagttCTGTCATACAACCTGCAAAAG ATGTCAAGACAAACAAGAAGGAGACTCCAAAACAAATATTAAACGTCAAAAAAGAGGGAACTGTCGAAAAGACAGACGAGAATCAACtcacaaagaaaaagaaacgaAAAAGAGATCTATCAGACAAGGAAGAAGGTTATCAGTttcgaaagaaaaagaaagtgaaACCTGCAAAAGATAATTCTCCTGACAAG AAACTGAAAGTTGAGCAGGATgctaaaa TGTTGGCACCGAAGGAATTCAGTGTGGAATCTCCACTGGATGAGTACAAATGCTCAATCCCAGGCTGCAACAAAACCTTCAGGAAGTCGCATTTGCTTGAATATCATCACAAGTATTTTCATACTGTTGCTCCATTTACAAAAAGAAGTCGTTCCTCAA tttcCATATCATCAACTGAATCTAACCCTCCCAGTGCTCTGCCATCTCCAAATGAGCATGCTGGAAAAAGCATTAAATCAGAG GACTTAAGCAGATTGACAAGTGTTGCTAGCGAAATTGACTTACCGCCGAGTGATGTCACTGATTGCTCTGACACTGACTCAGATAGTGGTGACGAAATCACTTCTGTTGATGACTGTGTCAAGTGCGTCTGTGAAGATGAATGTGAGCTTGGATTCATGATACAG TGTGAACAATGCTTTACGTGGCAGCATGGTGAATGTGTTGGCTATTCACAGCAGAAGTCGGTTCCACTGTTCTATTTATGTCACATCTGTTCCAACCCTAAAG GTTTACGAAAATCTTCGTTTTATGAT AATGATTACACATGGTACCGCCATGGGCGTTTACCTCCCACCACGCCCTCCAAAACGGAAACAGGAGAGGATAGCGCCACAAAACAAAGTAGCCATGTTAATACGGAAGACGAAGAAGTTTTGAGTAATATCATGTTAACGACCCACGGAATGGTGTCTGAGTTATTTAATATTCGTGATGTGTTACAAGGCATCAGACAGAAGTTTATCATGTGCAA AAACCCGAATCACCCGTTACTTATGGAGTGGAAAGCAGATGACGAAGCGACAACGCTACAACATATGAAAGGGAAGGATGAGAATAaagaagaaataacaaaaaaaataacagaacATTTCGATAAAAGTTTGAGTGATATGATTAACTCGATACGACGAAAAAATAACGCAACAGACGAGTCGATAGACAGGACAAGTAATGTAAAAGAACTTACGGCAAATGATACGATTGAGAGAAACAATATAAACGTTGAATCCTCTCCGAAGAAGGGTGATGATTTTAATACAAATAATGCCAACATAGGAGACGAGATAACCGACAATGCTGTCGATAAGGGTCAGAATCACCTAACAAAAGATACTTGTAAGATGATCACAGGGAAGGATTCTAATATAACACCTGGTCTTTCGAAACAAGAGTCAAGTAAAGAAAAAGACATAAATAATAAGACAGTAAAATTGGATTCACCAAGCGACAATTCGAACCTAACTTCGACACAAAACAAACGTGTCGACGTCATAGACGATAAACAATCGTATGCCGTGGATAATATTAACGACGACGAGAGCAGCATTCCGTATATGGAAACGGACTGTGATGAATGGAATCAAACTGAAGGCGAGAACgagaaaaaacaatataaatcaCGTGATCAAATGGAACTTGGTacaatttttgatgacacgtgTTTGGCAGAGGCGTCTAGAGAAAGTTTGTTGGCAAGGTATAATTTGCTTGTCGAAGTGGAACGAATTGAAGATGTAATCGCGCAACgtttaaaaaatatgcaagAAAAAATACAAG aatTGGAAGCTGAATACGATAGTATTGATCAATCGCAAGCGATTTTAGAACATTTTAAATCAACTTTTAAATTACCCGACATGCAAAGCTTGGTTGGGTTTCTCAACAAAGTTAAATGGACaagtataataaataaaacagcTAAACCTTTGAAAACTCCGACGTGA